One window of Bacteroides sp. AN502(2024) genomic DNA carries:
- a CDS encoding RagB/SusD family nutrient uptake outer membrane protein, with protein MKYFKIKHIALLLAVASAPLYTACDFMDCSETDYYSKQQILDNMERVEQLATQVYSYLPHDFCNTSGAMQDAATDDAVHIYESSAIQRFVNGTWSANYTVDDVFGTYYNAIHDANFYLENCVGLTFDEWKYSDGFENDFKSYQNYEHEVRFLRAFYYFELVKRYQNIPLITKTLTQEEANEAEPVDAATILNFIISECTDLANGKLPVNYNNMPGGTGNLQRATKGMALALKSRASLYLASPLYSADDTQKWKNAAQAAYDLINEAATLGYGLDSKYSNLFGATNNQSKEVIMCRPTGASTNFESANFPMGVTNGSTTTCPTENLVSAYEMKTGEDFSWDDPEMAKNPYANRDPRLGMTVVYNGMAWPKTTPVEVFEGGKNGQPIKNATTTGYYLRKYVNNNVTFEPGETTTSQQHNWILFRYAEILLNYAEAMVNAYGDPDEKGPYSLSAREAVNQVRDRGDVKMPAYPVMSKDDFLKRLKNERRVEFAFEGQRFWDLRRWKELDDMQNIYKVKVIKQADGTIRYTKEKLATYTIQDKMYFYPIANTELFKNHKLVQNTGW; from the coding sequence ATGAAGTATTTTAAAATCAAACATATAGCCTTGTTGCTTGCGGTTGCATCCGCTCCTCTGTATACAGCTTGTGATTTTATGGATTGCAGTGAAACAGATTACTATTCAAAGCAACAAATTCTGGATAACATGGAACGTGTGGAACAATTGGCTACACAGGTATATAGTTATTTGCCACATGACTTCTGCAATACATCGGGAGCTATGCAGGATGCTGCTACGGACGATGCTGTCCATATTTACGAATCATCTGCCATCCAACGGTTTGTCAATGGTACGTGGTCGGCCAATTATACTGTCGATGATGTGTTCGGCACTTACTACAATGCCATCCATGATGCTAATTTTTATCTCGAAAACTGTGTAGGACTGACATTTGACGAGTGGAAGTATTCTGATGGTTTTGAAAATGATTTTAAGAGTTATCAGAATTATGAGCATGAAGTGCGCTTTTTGCGTGCATTTTATTATTTTGAATTGGTAAAACGTTATCAGAATATACCTTTGATAACCAAAACGCTGACTCAGGAAGAAGCCAATGAAGCGGAACCTGTAGATGCAGCTACCATTTTGAACTTCATCATCAGTGAATGTACTGATTTGGCGAATGGTAAATTGCCGGTAAATTACAATAATATGCCTGGTGGAACAGGTAATTTGCAACGCGCTACCAAAGGTATGGCCCTTGCATTGAAGTCTCGCGCTTCTCTGTATCTTGCCAGTCCTTTGTATTCTGCTGATGATACGCAGAAGTGGAAGAATGCCGCTCAGGCAGCCTATGACCTTATCAACGAGGCAGCTACCTTAGGGTATGGCTTGGATTCCAAATATTCCAATCTGTTTGGTGCCACTAATAACCAAAGTAAAGAAGTTATCATGTGTCGTCCTACAGGTGCAAGCACAAATTTTGAATCTGCCAATTTCCCGATGGGGGTTACTAATGGTTCTACTACAACTTGTCCTACGGAAAACTTGGTAAGTGCTTATGAAATGAAAACCGGTGAAGATTTTAGCTGGGATGATCCGGAAATGGCAAAAAATCCGTATGCAAATCGTGACCCGCGTTTGGGAATGACAGTTGTGTATAATGGTATGGCATGGCCTAAAACGACTCCGGTAGAGGTGTTTGAAGGAGGTAAGAACGGTCAACCTATAAAAAATGCCACAACTACCGGATATTACTTAAGAAAATATGTGAATAACAATGTCACTTTCGAACCGGGTGAAACTACTACGAGCCAACAGCATAACTGGATTTTATTCCGTTATGCGGAAATCCTGTTAAACTATGCAGAAGCGATGGTGAATGCCTATGGTGACCCAGATGAAAAAGGCCCCTATAGTTTGAGTGCCCGCGAAGCTGTCAATCAGGTACGTGATCGTGGAGATGTGAAGATGCCGGCTTATCCTGTCATGAGTAAAGATGATTTCTTGAAACGATTGAAAAACGAACGTCGGGTGGAATTTGCATTTGAAGGACAACGCTTCTGGGATCTCCGCCGTTGGAAAGAATTAGATGATATGCAGAATATTTATAAAGTGAAAGTAATCAAGCAAGCCGACGGAACGATTCGATATACCAAAGAAAAGCTTGCCACTTATACTATTCAGGATAAGATGTATTTCTATCCGATTGCGAACACTGAACTTTTCAAGAACCATAAGTTGGTACAGAACACAGGTTGGTAA
- a CDS encoding SusC/RagA family TonB-linked outer membrane protein: MRKKRVISMKIPCRIWLLAATLSIGQTAFSLGVESVPMNEELAQQRKVIEVSGTVTDSSGPVIGATVAVKGTSTGVITDIDGNFKLKVPVGATITVSYIGYQSKEIQYKGERNLKIQLNENVQELQEVQVIAYGSQKKVTVTGALSSINNEELLKSPVASMANALTGKVTGLASVQSSGQPGADDATLYVRGVGSLSTDLSQPLMLVDGVERSFFQLDPNEVESITVLKDASATAVFGVRGANGVILVTTKRGTQGKAKVNFSTTFAWQMPSRVPEFAGSYDYATAYNNAQLHDGVAESQLAFSPEIVEKFRTNSDPLVYPSTNWTDMLIKNSALQTQHNFNISGGSERVKYFASLGVFTQNGLFNTFEENGNDKGFKYNRYNYRINMDVDVTKTTSMQVNLGGYLNDKQEPNYNNGTYTNLAYLFRDVYTAVPFAGAGVVDGKWVISDQDLFSVGNYADGLNVYYGKGYNNRTQNTLNFDFKLEQKLDFLTKGLKAHVKGAYNSGVTITKRREGRANRYEAVYDTDGKLIYRKTQDYQKLDYKESTGQSRNWYLEAALNYKRDFGHHHVSALAMYNQSMTYYPFEGKSPSEFIGIPRSYVGLVGRATYDYKTRYLLDVSVGYNGSENFAEGQRFGLFPAGSLGWIISEEKFFQPVKKFVTYLKFRGSYGIVGNDRVSDYSRFLYLPDKYLVSSGNYSFGTNTSTLIAGATESKKGNPKVTWETSEKQNYGIDAKFLKDRLSVNFDYFIEHRKNILKSRTISPGYLAVSLPIANIGKVDNKGYEINVKWDDRINEVRYYVGANLSYAKNKVVFIDEIRYPYEWMQTEGKPVGQQFGYVFDGYFTEEEAANYESLKGKEGGIADQGSGYIPLAGDVKYKDLNDDGRIDEKDVRDIGYPKYPLYTAGVNMGLSWKGFDFSMTWAGAFKTSRLLSSMYRIPYGESNNSAIMKYMIEDAWTPEKGDAAKAPALSFRSKSHNYQDSDLWLRDASYVRLKNIELGYSFPSALLKKAHIGSLRIFLSGYNLLTFDNFKVSDPESDPSGSTYPLIKVVNVGLKVGF; the protein is encoded by the coding sequence ATGAGAAAAAAGAGAGTCATTTCTATGAAGATTCCTTGTAGGATATGGCTATTGGCTGCGACATTGTCTATAGGACAGACAGCTTTTTCATTGGGAGTAGAATCCGTTCCTATGAATGAGGAATTGGCACAACAGCGAAAAGTCATTGAAGTTTCAGGTACGGTTACTGACAGTTCAGGACCCGTTATTGGAGCGACTGTTGCTGTGAAAGGTACGAGTACGGGAGTAATTACCGATATAGACGGTAATTTTAAGTTAAAAGTTCCGGTAGGAGCTACTATAACAGTTTCTTATATTGGATATCAAAGCAAAGAAATCCAATATAAAGGAGAAAGAAATCTGAAAATCCAATTGAATGAAAATGTGCAGGAACTTCAGGAAGTACAGGTGATTGCGTACGGTTCTCAGAAAAAAGTAACTGTTACCGGTGCTCTTTCTTCTATTAATAATGAAGAATTGTTGAAATCACCGGTTGCGAGTATGGCGAATGCACTGACCGGTAAGGTTACCGGTCTCGCCAGTGTACAGTCCAGTGGTCAGCCGGGTGCCGATGATGCTACGTTGTATGTACGTGGTGTCGGTTCATTAAGTACTGATTTGTCACAACCGTTAATGTTAGTTGACGGTGTGGAACGTTCATTCTTCCAGTTAGACCCGAATGAAGTGGAAAGTATCACTGTTTTGAAAGATGCTTCCGCTACAGCCGTATTTGGTGTACGTGGTGCCAATGGTGTTATTTTGGTCACTACCAAACGTGGTACACAAGGAAAGGCAAAGGTGAACTTCTCCACTACTTTTGCTTGGCAGATGCCGTCGCGTGTACCTGAATTTGCCGGCAGTTACGATTATGCCACTGCTTACAACAATGCTCAGTTACACGATGGAGTGGCAGAGTCTCAGTTGGCATTTTCACCGGAGATTGTGGAGAAGTTCCGCACCAATAGCGATCCCTTGGTATATCCGAGTACTAATTGGACAGATATGTTGATAAAGAACTCTGCTTTGCAGACACAACATAACTTTAATATATCAGGAGGTTCGGAACGAGTGAAATATTTTGCATCGTTGGGTGTATTTACGCAGAATGGTCTGTTCAACACGTTCGAAGAAAACGGTAATGATAAAGGATTTAAATACAATCGTTATAACTATCGTATTAACATGGATGTGGATGTCACTAAAACAACTTCCATGCAAGTGAATTTGGGAGGATATTTGAACGACAAGCAGGAACCTAACTATAATAATGGTACGTATACAAATCTTGCATATCTCTTCCGCGATGTTTACACGGCCGTTCCGTTTGCAGGTGCCGGAGTTGTGGACGGAAAATGGGTAATTTCCGATCAGGATCTTTTCTCGGTAGGTAATTATGCGGACGGATTGAATGTATATTATGGTAAAGGGTATAATAACCGGACACAAAATACTTTGAATTTCGACTTTAAGTTAGAGCAAAAGCTTGACTTTCTGACTAAAGGTTTGAAAGCTCATGTGAAAGGTGCTTACAACAGTGGAGTTACTATCACCAAACGTCGTGAAGGGCGTGCCAACCGATATGAGGCGGTATATGATACCGATGGTAAGTTGATTTACAGAAAGACACAGGATTATCAAAAATTGGATTATAAGGAGTCTACAGGGCAATCCAGAAACTGGTATCTCGAGGCAGCTTTGAATTACAAACGTGATTTTGGTCATCATCACGTTTCAGCATTAGCTATGTATAATCAGTCGATGACTTATTATCCTTTTGAAGGAAAAAGTCCAAGTGAATTTATTGGCATTCCGAGAAGTTATGTTGGTTTGGTAGGTCGTGCTACGTATGATTACAAAACCAGATACTTGTTGGATGTAAGTGTTGGCTATAACGGTTCGGAAAACTTTGCTGAGGGGCAACGCTTTGGTTTGTTCCCTGCCGGTTCTCTCGGTTGGATTATTTCGGAAGAAAAATTCTTTCAGCCGGTTAAAAAGTTTGTTACTTATTTGAAATTCCGTGGTTCTTATGGTATTGTGGGTAATGACCGTGTGAGTGATTATTCCCGTTTTCTTTATTTACCTGATAAATATTTGGTTAGTTCAGGTAATTATAGCTTCGGTACTAATACGTCAACTCTTATTGCAGGTGCTACGGAATCTAAGAAAGGTAATCCGAAAGTAACATGGGAAACATCGGAAAAGCAAAACTATGGTATTGACGCTAAATTCCTGAAGGACCGTCTGAGTGTTAATTTCGACTACTTTATCGAGCATCGTAAGAATATCCTTAAATCTCGTACGATATCTCCCGGATACCTTGCTGTCAGTCTTCCTATTGCCAATATTGGTAAGGTAGATAATAAAGGATACGAAATCAACGTGAAATGGGACGATCGTATCAATGAAGTACGTTATTATGTAGGAGCCAATCTGTCGTATGCCAAGAATAAAGTTGTATTCATTGACGAAATCCGCTATCCTTATGAATGGATGCAGACTGAGGGTAAGCCGGTAGGACAGCAGTTCGGTTACGTATTCGACGGGTATTTTACGGAAGAAGAAGCAGCCAATTATGAAAGTCTGAAAGGCAAGGAAGGTGGCATTGCCGATCAAGGATCCGGTTACATACCTCTTGCCGGTGATGTAAAATATAAGGATTTGAACGATGATGGACGAATTGACGAGAAAGATGTTCGTGACATCGGTTATCCTAAATATCCTTTATATACAGCAGGTGTGAATATGGGCCTTTCATGGAAAGGATTTGATTTTAGCATGACGTGGGCAGGAGCATTCAAAACTTCGCGTTTGCTGAGTTCAATGTATCGTATTCCTTATGGAGAGAGCAACAACTCAGCTATTATGAAATATATGATTGAAGATGCTTGGACGCCGGAAAAAGGAGATGCAGCAAAAGCACCGGCACTCTCGTTTAGAAGTAAGTCTCATAATTACCAGGATTCAGACCTTTGGCTGAGAGATGCTTCTTACGTTCGTTTGAAGAATATAGAACTGGGATATTCATTCCCAAGTGCTTTACTGAAGAAAGCACATATCGGTTCACTTCGTATATTCCTGTCCGGATACAATTTGTTGACGTTCGACAATTTCAAGGTATCCGATCCGGAAAGTGATCCGAGCGGAAGTACTTATCCATTGATTAAAGTGGTGAATGTGGGATTAAAAGTTGGTTTCTAA
- a CDS encoding alginate lyase family protein, whose product MKNKWFLLYILLWGISCVNAQTSDVDKMFPNAVLTRESYDKVKVALEKGDNTTFPKNWYIKQIETPAKNIVESGRKTTPVKSIDENPDKVDISKEMKSIHQLCLAYAFTQDKVYLNKAVEYLKAWSEINVALSKRNIHEESYNIAVEGYSLIRKVIGQSDRELIDTWIRKRAEVFVKDNDLRVNNWGTCLLYQFYLFGTVLEDEAIVDKFRSSYDNWVKGNLFPNGTTTDLLGRDAFAYHAYDLLFFARICHLKAMHEGYAAAEVFYRKDIHWGASIRNSVVFWKPFLLDPKKYTHIEFVGTEYEPDKKRSDYNKTYNPSGTLYVIDELYEIDKELKEVLDHYKRNPDISLKLGLSSLRWY is encoded by the coding sequence ATGAAAAATAAATGGTTCTTACTATATATATTACTATGGGGAATATCTTGTGTAAATGCACAAACTTCGGACGTGGATAAAATGTTTCCGAACGCTGTGCTCACGCGTGAAAGCTATGATAAAGTAAAAGTGGCATTGGAGAAGGGCGATAATACTACTTTCCCGAAGAATTGGTATATCAAACAGATAGAAACTCCGGCAAAGAATATTGTAGAGAGCGGTCGGAAAACCACTCCTGTTAAATCTATTGACGAAAATCCGGATAAGGTAGACATCAGTAAGGAAATGAAATCCATTCATCAGCTATGTCTTGCGTATGCTTTTACACAAGATAAGGTCTATCTGAATAAAGCGGTCGAATATCTGAAAGCATGGTCTGAAATCAATGTTGCTTTGTCGAAAAGAAATATTCATGAAGAATCATATAATATTGCCGTGGAAGGCTATTCGTTGATTCGTAAGGTTATCGGCCAGTCCGACCGGGAACTGATTGATACCTGGATACGTAAGAGGGCAGAGGTGTTTGTTAAAGACAATGATTTGAGGGTCAATAACTGGGGGACTTGTCTGTTGTATCAGTTCTATCTGTTTGGCACGGTATTGGAAGACGAAGCAATAGTTGATAAATTCCGTTCTTCGTATGACAATTGGGTGAAAGGTAATCTGTTCCCTAATGGGACAACGACAGATTTGCTCGGTCGTGACGCTTTTGCTTATCATGCCTATGATTTGCTGTTTTTCGCGCGCATTTGTCATCTGAAAGCAATGCATGAAGGTTATGCTGCTGCTGAAGTCTTTTATAGGAAAGATATACATTGGGGAGCTTCTATCCGGAATAGTGTAGTTTTCTGGAAACCATTTCTGTTGGATCCTAAAAAATATACTCACATTGAATTTGTAGGAACAGAATATGAACCGGATAAAAAACGTTCGGATTACAACAAGACTTACAATCCGTCGGGAACCTTATATGTAATTGATGAATTGTATGAAATAGATAAGGAACTTAAAGAGGTATTAGATCATTATAAACGTAATCCGGATATTTCTTTGAAATTGGGATTAAGCTCTTTACGTTGGTATTGA
- a CDS encoding SusC/RagA family TonB-linked outer membrane protein: MKKSIKLLVACMLCSPTAIMAQEQDSLFARKSKVAIEYGRGISFDLKESTTATAVANEEELSHKKSINNSNMLYGLIPGLQVLQNADNAWNDAATLRVRGYGTSSSTTPLVLVDGFERSLDQISADEIESVTVLKDAASTALYGMKGANGVILVKTKRGKMGKPEINFSYQFNMATPQRLPEFVDGYTYAEALNEGLTNDGLSARYSAEELEAFRTQSNPDVYPNVDWWGEALRDHSYGNNVTFSARGGGNFVRYFTQLNYLNDNGILKPTSDNDGYSTQFKYSKLNIRTNLDITVSPTTTVQLNLFGNFSEHNRPGETTSDIFSALYQVPSGAFPVKTSRNTWGGTTVYSNNPIASISGTGYARSQTRNMYADMKLNQDLSAFVKGLSIGFQVGLDNSASYWDNNIMKFGYEQATIDGETGETVYNTLRNESSLSFSKSVGSSINHFNFGAYANYAKDWNKHSLVATLQYNMDKTNAKGQNKSKAFMDVVAQAHYVYDHRYVLDASLSGSAASILEPGHRWGIFPSVGAAWIMSEETALKSDWLNLLKLRASYGIAGRADYDTDLYLDVYGTGGSYLFGKNPASINGMKITQLGITDMTYEKSHKLNVGFDFMAFNKLSVAIDGFYDHRTDILVSGDNAVSSIFGLTAPKINNGVVNSYGVETSVRWADKIGDFNYQIGGMLTFNRNKIINQNEEYRPHDYLKRTGKRLGQFFGYEVEGIYQNQDEIDNRGVKQNLSDVRPGDLKYKDQNNDGVIDTYDQVALGYSVMPEIYYSFDLNLEYKGFGIYALFQGTGNQSRLLNTSSVYWPLIGNSTISTEYYNNRWTPDTPNAKYPRLTSEGSANNYVTNSLWLGDASYMKLRTLELYYNFSQEMMKKSKFIKSAKVFARGHDLFCIDKIKVLDPENIGTNHPTMTQYTLGVNLSF; this comes from the coding sequence ATGAAAAAAAGTATCAAGTTATTAGTAGCGTGTATGTTGTGTTCACCGACAGCCATTATGGCTCAAGAACAGGACAGTTTGTTTGCACGCAAAAGTAAAGTGGCTATAGAGTATGGACGTGGCATTTCTTTCGATTTGAAAGAATCGACTACGGCAACTGCGGTAGCCAATGAGGAAGAACTTTCGCACAAAAAGAGTATCAATAACTCTAATATGCTTTATGGGTTGATTCCCGGACTTCAAGTGTTGCAAAATGCCGATAATGCCTGGAATGATGCTGCGACATTGAGAGTACGCGGATATGGAACCAGCAGTTCTACTACTCCGTTGGTATTGGTAGACGGTTTCGAGCGCTCACTCGATCAGATAAGTGCCGATGAAATAGAGTCTGTCACTGTTCTTAAAGATGCGGCTTCTACGGCTCTCTACGGGATGAAAGGTGCTAACGGTGTTATTTTGGTGAAAACGAAGCGTGGAAAGATGGGCAAACCGGAGATTAATTTCTCTTACCAGTTTAATATGGCTACACCGCAACGTTTGCCGGAATTTGTTGACGGATACACCTATGCGGAAGCGTTAAATGAAGGATTGACCAATGACGGATTGTCGGCACGTTACTCTGCTGAAGAATTGGAAGCCTTCAGAACTCAAAGTAATCCGGATGTATATCCGAATGTAGACTGGTGGGGCGAGGCATTGCGCGATCATAGTTACGGAAACAATGTGACCTTCTCGGCTAGAGGTGGTGGAAATTTTGTGCGCTATTTCACTCAGTTGAATTATCTGAATGATAATGGTATCTTGAAACCGACAAGCGATAATGACGGTTACTCCACCCAGTTTAAATATTCAAAACTGAACATTCGTACTAATTTGGATATCACCGTCAGCCCTACAACTACCGTGCAACTGAATTTGTTTGGGAACTTCTCCGAACACAATCGTCCGGGAGAAACTACATCGGATATTTTCAGTGCGTTGTATCAAGTGCCTTCAGGAGCATTTCCTGTTAAAACTTCCCGTAACACATGGGGAGGAACTACTGTATATTCTAATAATCCGATTGCAAGTATTTCCGGCACAGGTTATGCGCGTTCTCAAACCCGTAATATGTATGCAGACATGAAATTGAATCAGGATTTGAGTGCTTTTGTGAAGGGATTATCGATTGGTTTTCAAGTAGGATTGGACAACAGTGCTTCTTATTGGGATAACAATATCATGAAATTCGGATATGAACAGGCTACAATAGATGGGGAAACCGGAGAAACTGTTTATAACACTTTGCGTAATGAAAGTTCTCTTTCGTTCAGTAAGAGTGTCGGATCTTCGATCAATCATTTCAATTTCGGGGCGTATGCCAACTATGCTAAAGATTGGAATAAACACAGTCTGGTTGCAACTTTGCAATACAATATGGATAAAACAAATGCCAAGGGACAGAATAAATCGAAAGCATTTATGGATGTAGTGGCACAAGCTCACTATGTTTATGACCATCGTTATGTGCTGGATGCATCTTTATCCGGTTCCGCTGCCAGCATTTTGGAACCGGGCCATAGATGGGGAATCTTTCCGTCAGTGGGTGCCGCATGGATTATGTCAGAAGAGACTGCTTTGAAGAGCGACTGGTTGAACCTGTTGAAACTTCGTGCATCTTATGGTATTGCCGGACGTGCTGATTACGATACCGATCTTTATCTCGATGTGTACGGAACCGGAGGAAGTTATTTATTTGGAAAAAATCCGGCGAGCATCAATGGTATGAAAATCACTCAACTGGGGATTACCGACATGACTTACGAAAAGTCACATAAATTGAATGTAGGATTTGATTTTATGGCTTTCAACAAATTATCTGTTGCCATTGACGGTTTTTACGATCACCGCACGGATATTTTAGTAAGTGGGGATAATGCCGTATCCTCTATATTTGGCTTGACAGCTCCTAAAATAAATAATGGAGTTGTGAATAGTTATGGAGTAGAAACAAGTGTACGCTGGGCGGATAAAATCGGTGATTTTAATTATCAAATTGGTGGTATGCTCACTTTCAACCGTAACAAGATTATTAATCAGAACGAAGAATATCGTCCTCATGATTACTTGAAACGTACAGGTAAGCGTTTAGGACAGTTCTTTGGTTATGAAGTGGAAGGCATTTATCAGAATCAGGATGAAATTGACAACCGTGGTGTTAAACAGAATCTGTCAGATGTTCGTCCGGGTGATTTGAAATATAAAGACCAGAATAATGATGGGGTGATTGATACGTATGACCAGGTAGCTTTGGGATATAGTGTTATGCCGGAAATTTATTACTCATTCGACTTGAATCTGGAATACAAAGGATTCGGTATCTACGCCTTGTTCCAGGGAACGGGAAATCAGAGTCGTCTTTTGAATACTTCAAGTGTGTATTGGCCTTTGATTGGTAATAGTACTATCTCTACCGAATATTATAATAATCGGTGGACTCCGGATACTCCGAACGCTAAATACCCGCGTCTGACTTCAGAAGGTTCTGCCAATAACTATGTGACCAACTCCTTGTGGCTGGGCGATGCATCTTATATGAAGTTGCGTACACTGGAACTTTATTATAATTTCTCACAGGAAATGATGAAGAAGAGTAAATTCATCAAGAGTGCCAAAGTCTTTGCACGTGGTCATGATCTCTTCTGTATAGATAAGATTAAAGTATTGGATCCTGAAAACATCGGAACAAATCATCCGACCATGACTCAGTATACTTTGGGTGTTAACTTATCATTCTAA